The genome window TGTGGTTAATCGGTGTAGTTTGGGTGGGACGACAGAGGCGGTTTGTAATTTGACGCATGTGGGGAGCGCGTGGTATACGGGGGAtagggggtgggaaggggaataTTCGACTTATAGTTATACGTGGACGGAGGGGGATAGGTTTGGGTTTGTGGGGGTTACTGTTACTGCTGGGGGGGAGATGTTGAGTGAAGAGaatggggttgatgatggcgtgAGGTCCGCTAATGGGGGAGTTGgcaggaggggggtgaatgagggggtgatgatggggtgggtggtttgggtggtgatggggttgttagGGGGGTTATGACAGGGAATGGATTtagaacaaaaagaaacgaGGGTTGGCAAAAGTTGATTGTGTTTGGAGTAAAGTATGTGTGTTGTTGAGATGAAGACTGAGGTATTGTTTTCGAAGGGAATTGTATAGGCAAACTGGCTGACATGGTTGTTTATTTTACGTTGTAAACAAAAGTCCTCAAAACCCTCACTACCGTTGAAAGCCGCTATGAACGACAAGAAGCTGTGGGCAAAGCCCTTTGTCTGTTGACGACAGTCCCTTCCTCAATCCTGTTCCTTGTGTGTGGCCTCATCCCGACTGGGAACTCGCAATTGACCGTATTTACCAGATCTGCACCCGCAGGTTCCGATCCTCCatcaccttctccaaccccagcgtcttccccctccccttcaaaaCCCGACACAGGTCCGTATCCTTCCGAATCTTATCAAATACCGTCAAAATCTTCCCCGCATACGCAGGAGGAAACCTCATTCCCAATCCCGTCTCAACCTCCGTCCCAAACCTCCAATACTCATCCTCCGCCGAAATAACATGAAACTTCATCTCGaatccccccccaaaacttCCGATAGTCATCCACCTCCCGAATAATGTGAAAGCTCGTCGAGATTAGCAAGCCTCTGCCCCCCGAGGAATGTCTTGTCCCACTTAAACTTCAACTTCTGCACAAACCTCTCATACGGCAACACCGCCCGCTCAAACGCGCGCTTGTCGTCCCCGACGGAGATGATGCCCCTCTCCCAGTTAACCCAGATATACCTCTGCTCCAGCGGCCAAGGCTTCCACTCCGGCTCCAACGCCGGTAATACCAGCTCGACCCgcttctccctctcttccttctccagcttgaGCTGCGTTTGAGACTTGAGACGTTGTTCGTCCTTGCCGGGCCTACGGGATCGGCCCCGATGAGGAGGTAGATGTATCAAGCGAAATAGCCCCACTTATACTGGCTAAAGACACGGTGCTTATAATAAGTTTTAATTCATTTTGCCTACCCATTTTATTACCCGCAAAGTTTATGATACACATTTGTCCAGACCCCAAATCCAGACAGATCCTCTAAATAGAAAGCTGAGCAGTAGAAGCCTTATCCAGCGACTCCTTGTAGTTGGCCAACTTGGCGGCGACCTCGCCGTTGCAGTAATCCTCGACAATCTTGGGGCAGTTGCCGATAAACAGCTTGGGGTCGACAAGGCTGTCGATGTCGCCCCAGACGGGACGGAAGAACTCGGTCTTCTTGATGCGCTCGAGAAGGTCGTTGCGGCCGCCCTGCTGCTTGACGACATCGGAAGCCTGGTGGGAGAGGACACGGACCTCCTCGTGGGCCTCCTGTCTGGAAACACCGTGGGTGGCGAGCTTCATGAGGATGGACTCGGTGGCCATGAAGGGGAGCTCCTGGTCGATGCGGGAGCGGATGACGCTTGGGTAGAGGACAATGCCGTTGGTAACATTGTCCAATGCTAGGAGGATGGAGTCGGCAAGGAGGAACTGTCAAAGTTAGCCATGGTAACCAAGATGCACCGAACCCAAAACATACCATCTCTGGGATATCCATGCGGCGGATGGCGCTGTCATCAAGAGTTCTCTCAAACCACTGAGTCTCAAAAGTGGCAGTAAAGTCGGCAGGCAGACGGGCCAGCTTGCGGCCAAGAGCAGTGATACGCTCCGATCTCATGGGGTTTCTCTTGTAAGCCATGGCGGAGCTGCCAATCTGGCTCTTCTCAAAAggctcctccatctccttcaggTTGGCCAAATGTCTGATGTCGGAGCAGATGCGCTGGGCAGTAGCACCAAGAGCGCAGACAGCGTTGGCGACTCTGAGATCGACCTTGCGGGTGTAGGTTtgggtggagatggggtaGGCAGAAGGAAAGCCAGCCTTCTTGCAGAGGATCTCGTTGAGTTGGACAATCTTGTCGGCGTTGCCCTCGAAGAGCTCCAAGAAGGTAGCCTGGGAACCGGTGGTGCCCTGGGCGCCACGGAACTGAAGTCTGTCACGGACAGTCTCGATGTCCTCGAGGTCCATCATCAGCTCCTGGATCCACTGGGCAGCACGCTTGCCAACGGTGATGAGCTGGGCCTGTTTGTGGTATCAGTTACAGCCCAGTTTTGATCCCTTCAGAGAATACTGACAGGCTGGTAGTGAGTGAAACCGAGGGTAGGCAAGTCCTTGTACTTGAGGGCAAACACCTGCAAGTTCTGGATAACCTTGGCGAGCTTGGGAAGAATGAGGTCCAAAGCCTTCTTCTGGAAGATGAGATCGGCATTGTCGGTCACTGTTGATGTTAGTCCCCTTTTTcactcttcttctcattGCCAGTCCTCCAAAACTATTCCATCTCCCCAACCACATTCACCCCCAACCGAAAGAGCAAAAATCAAAACTCACCATAACAACTCGTAGCCCCCAAATGGATATGTCCAGCAGCCTTTGGCGCATCCTATACCTCCCCCCATTAACAtcatcccccttttcccctcccccttcccctctcgAGTTACTCACCTCACCATAAGCATGCACATGCGCCATCACATCGTGCCTAAACTTGGCCTCATACTCCCTCGCCTTGTCAAACGCCTCATCGCTCACCCTCACATTTTCCCTCATCTCCTGGATCGCATCCTCGGGGATCGGCAAGCCcagctccctctccgcctcggcAAGCCAAACCCAGAGCTGGCGCCAGGTTGACGCGCGCTCCCGGGCAGAGAAGATGGTCATCATCTCTTGGGAGGCGTAGCGGGTGCTGAGGGGGGTCTTGAAAGTTTGCGTTAGTACATCATGTCATGGCAGGAATGAGagagtggggaggggagaacaTACGACATATTTATCGTAGCTGgacattttggcggttggtgtctttctcttcttctcactTCTAAAGATTGATAATGAGAAATAAGACGATATGAGAATGAGGCTCaaaaagataataaaagCTCAGCTCATACAcaatgaagaaaaaaaaaggaggggcaCTCTCTCTCggaacttttttttcctagCTACCAAGCAGCTGCGGTAAAtcgcgggggaggggcagaggCAGCGTCACCGGCAACTGCTCCAGCTAGTCTGTGGGGTCCGCTACTTGCAAATGTCATGTCCCCCCGCTGTCGGCCACGCCACATTGAAGCTTTGTCTGACAGCCATGACAGCTTCCGTGAGGGTGGACATGGTGAATGATCGCCACTTGATAATCTAACCTCAGATCAACATCATGTCATTCATGCCTCTTTACACCGCAACCATTGGCCAATCAATCCTCACAATGAACAGTTCGGCTTCTCAGGCTACCTTCATCCCTGATAGAATTTTTCTTCATCTTTTCTTATAGAACTCCTCACACCGTCGTAAGactcttccctctctctaCCCCCCGACATATACATTTGCAAACAAATAAATACGAAACAAATAACCGAactcccccccttccgcaAAATCCCGCTCACATACACAAAGCCAAATATCCTCCCCCACTATCGTCACACCTCATTAACTTTCCCCTGTCATATCAATACACTACTACCGCTCCGTTCGTTCTATTCTTGACCATCTCTCACAAGACCGGCCTCTCAACTCCaaaacccatccatctcaaacccaaaatcccctccccacatCCCCGGGTTCCAATCATAATCCATCGCCCCCCCATCCCAGCTATCCGTCCCCAGATCCTGACTTATCTCCTGCACCAGCGTCGCCGTCGCATCCGCCAGCGTCATCGGCGCCTTCTCATACAGCTCCGCCAGCTGCGCCGTCGTTTCCGCAAGTTGCGCCGTCGACTGTCCATCCTGCAGATCTTGATCCTGTGTAGATTATCCCGTTAGCCATCACTGAAccgaaaagagaaagaaaaggaaaactCACAAaagccttcttcaactctcTAATCTTCCTTGCCAACTGCGCAAACGgatcctccctctccctctcctgcccTTGCTGcgacccccccatcccactccccccaccacccaccaccccctgaGGCGTCCTGTAAACATCACTCGGACTGTTGTAGTTGCTCGCCCCCGTCATCGTcctgctcctcttcttcctccgtCCGGCAGTGTGCTCCATGTCCTTGATATGTCTCTCCAAGTACCCATCAAATTCTCTTCGTACTGTCCTCACGTCCCACCCTGGCAGTGACAAAGTCATGAGCTTGAGCATCCTGACAAACACATAGGTGAGATCAAACGAGGACATGGAAATGAACCTGGGATAGTCAGACTGATCCGATGCCGTGCGGGCGTGCATGTACTCCTTGACCAGGCGGACGCATTTCATAAGGATGTCGAGGCGGTCCTGCAGGGGGATGACAGAGGCAGGGCGGCTGTTGCTCGAATGCGAAGAGGGCGTGTCGTTTCCGAGACcgttggagggggatgtcTTGAAGCTGGGGTCTTCGTCTTCTGGCAGGGAGGATGCAGTGACTGATGAGCCGCCTATGCTGCCGCTGGTTTTCAGAAAGCCTTCGTAGATGAGGAGTTCAGCGACTATAAAGTGGCCCTTCATCGAGACTGTTGAACCGGTTAGCAAGCATTGCCTCGTGCGAAGGGAGCAGACGGAAACTTACAATTCTCCATGATCCGCTTCggcaccttcttcttctccccatgCAGAAACAGCCTCAGGTTTTCCACCACCTGATTCCACGGCCTGCGCTCCTTCAAAGGCTTCTTGTACCAGTTGGCCAGGTTCATCGAAATGTGCTGAGACACCCGCTGCACCCTGACCAAATGAACCACTAGCTCATCATCAGGCGAGCTCTTTTCCGTAATCAGCACCTTGCAGCACCTCATCAGATACGGCGAGGGCATGAGCTGGTCCGGGCAGTGACTTGTGGTGAAGGCTCTTTGATCTTTGTCAGTCTTCATCCAACAACAAAGACTtgccaaagaaaaaaaacaacttACACAGTAACCAAATAATACGTCCCCGCAAACGCCCTCATTCTCTCCAATGCCTCCTCCGACCTGGGCTGCCCTCCCAGACCCGCAATGGCATTCTTCTGCTCTTGAGcatccaaaacctcaaaCTTCAAACTCGCCGTAAAGCTCCGAATCAAAAACAGCAGGTTCGTCGTCTTGGCCGCCACCAAATTGTAATGATACCACGCCAGCAGCACCTGCGCCCCCTGAAGCAAGTCCAGCCCCGCCCCCAGCGACGGCTGGCCCTTTTGGCTGCTCTGCTGAAAGGCTGCCACGCTGATGTCTCTCAGCAGCTGGTCCCCCAGTGCCATTTGTCTCCTTCCATCGTGATGGCACGCTTCAACCATGACCCCTTTCCAGAAAAAGGGGCGTTGTTCCTTCATTTGATGGGCACTCAAGTTTGGTGGGACTAGAGCAAAGGGGTAGAGATGCTGCATGTGGGAGCGGTACTCCTGAAGCAAATCTtcggcttcttggccttcagGCCAGATCGAGTCTGAAGCATTGGAGGATGTCATTGGCGAGGGGTGAGAAGGCGGAGAGGCAGAGGTCATCATGGCGTCTGGCATGACAGAACCTGCCGCTGATACGGCCAGGCCGCCCAGGGTTTGCTGGTGCTGAGGGTGatgctggtgttgatgatgatgatgaccatACTGAGGTGTTTGGTGGTTGCTAAGAATAGGTGAGAACTTGAGCTCGCTCGGTGGCAAGAGGGCCTCGAATGGCTCGCTGTTCCATGGTGCTTGCGTGAAATGGTGGTTCGTGACAGAGATCTTGGGGCCACTGCTGGTGCTGTGATGATAGTCTGGTGAGATGGctgggaggggttgctggcCATCAAGTTCAGAGCCTCCAAGAGAGGAGTGATGGTGGTTCTCGAGCCCTTCACCGGTGCTGGCGCTGCCTGGTGTTTCAGACTTTCCTGAGCTCCCTCCGGCACCGGCACGACCGCCTCCGGCCGCTATCTGCTCTGTGAGGGCCTCGAGACGTCTTTCAAGTTCGGCCACGCGGGTTAACTTGCGGTCCTTTCGCCGTCGGCGAGGCGGAGCCGGAATCTGTTTGGTGCATTTCTTCTTGAGACGTTCGCATCTGTATAGCGGTGAAGCGGTGGTGAGTCAGTTGACGCACAGAATGTGAGATCAAGATCTACCGGACTGAGATCGGCATTGACAGCGGAGATGAGCATGAAGTGAAATATGCTTAAGGTGatgacagcagcaacacaGCAGACAGCCTGATCTCGTCCATCGATCTCAACCGCCCGATTTTGCTGCCCGCACCCGTGCCCGGTCTGGACTTTGGTATATGGCAAAGCGCGGCGGTGAAGAAGAATGAGAGGTGTCAGAAAAAAAGATGTCTGGGAAAGACAGCCGGCCGTGGAACCAGAACAGTGCCCAAGATgagagacaaaaaaaaaagcaagaaaatattaattaaaacaGATCGACAAACATACCGTTCACACTTTCCCAACGGGCCAGAACCAGGCTCACACTTGCATTTTGCAAGCGCACAGGTCCCGCATGCCCTCGGGCCCTTGGTAGGCTTCTTGGAGgagccatcaccgccgctaTCCTCTACAGACTCCATGGCGGCCTGGCACGAGAGTTCGGGCACCGgcaccttctccctctcttcctttcCTCAAGAGAAGCGtacttcttcctctcttgTTCCCGTCTATCTGCTCCCTTAATGTCGTGCTGCCAAAGGGAGCAGAGTACGAGGCGGTCACAGCAGGGCCAGCCACGGCCGCTTGCTTGCCGCTCCGCAGGCTCGGTGACAGAACTCGCCCACCGCAGAACAAGGTTCCGCGATCTGCAAGTTGAGCTGCCGCGCTCTGCTGCTGCGTTGTTTTCCTGGGAATGCCCCCGGGGCCGGAAGCCAAAAGATCGGAAGGGAGATCAAGAGGTACAAGAAGCGGGGACGGAGCCCAGGAGGCCTTGACACGGAGACGGAAACacggggttgggttggtgtaAGTGGAAGGCTGTCCTCCAAAAGAGCAGGTCGCGTTGAACGTATAGGTTTGATGGAATCCGGGGATAAGATTTGAATGCTATGCAAATGCAATCGGGAACCGATTTGGAGGGGCGTGTGGTGTCTTAAAACCGTTGACGAGAAAGAAACTCTCTCCCGCTCTCCCCCGCCGCTGAAGAACGTGGTGATAAAGAAGGAAGATGCGgccttccctttccccagAAAAGAAGAATAACGCCAACCGCCAAAAAAAGAAGTGACAAAGGGGTGTGCTGTGTCGGAGAAACCTCGCTTGATACTGACTGATGATATGGTTCCAAATCTGAGGATGATCAGTCGATTGAGAAAAAGATGCCAATGATCGAGCAGCaagaggacgatgaggagggggaccCGAGCAAACGGGGTGGGTAACTAACATGTGGGAGGGACGAAGGTGACTTTGGGACGCGGACGTAAGACTGGAACATATGCAATGCTGTGTTCGTGGGACGCGAGTAACAACCCATCCTTCCTATAAGATCAGGCTGTACATCTCGCCCAGTTCTCGCACTTTGCTTCCTAGAGGTGCTTCCTCTCTTTCACTATCCTACAGCTCCAAAAGAACCAACCGCCTTGCTGTCGTCATCCTTCTCTCTGGCCACCCTTCTCGAGGCAGCCAAGACATCTCTCCCCCGAAACTCAAAcgccctcttccccacccACTACTCACTTATCTGATGGCTCGTCCAGTGTGAGGTCGTACACAAAACTTCTCTCGTCTAATCGAAGGATGCCTAGAATGTCACTGCCCTCTCCATGTCTCGCCCGGTCCCATCCTT of Podospora pseudopauciseta strain CBS 411.78 chromosome 7 map unlocalized CBS411.78m_7, whole genome shotgun sequence contains these proteins:
- the ADE13 gene encoding adenylosuccinase ade13 (COG:F; EggNog:ENOG503NU0G; BUSCO:EOG09261VD2), coding for MSSYDKYVTPLSTRYASQEMMTIFSARERASTWRQLWVWLAEAERELGLPIPEDAIQEMRENVRVSDEAFDKAREYEAKFRHDVMAHVHAYGEDAPKAAGHIHLGATSCYVTDNADLIFQKKALDLILPKLAKVIQNLQVFALKYKDLPTLGFTHYQPAQLITVGKRAAQWIQELMMDLEDIETVRDRLQFRGAQGTTGSQATFLELFEGNADKIVQLNEILCKKAGFPSAYPISTQTYTRKVDLRVANAVCALGATAQRICSDIRHLANLKEMEEPFEKSQIGSSAMAYKRNPMRSERITALGRKLARLPADFTATFETQWFERTLDDSAIRRMDIPEMFLLADSILLALDNVTNGIVLYPSVIRSRIDQELPFMATESILMKLATHGVSRQEAHEEVRVLSHQASDVVKQQGGRNDLLERIKKTEFFRPVWGDIDSLVDPKLFIGNCPKIVEDYCNGEVAAKLANYKESLDKASTAQLSI
- a CDS encoding uncharacterized protein (EggNog:ENOG503P4VQ); translation: MESVEDSGGDGSSKKPTKGPRACGTCALAKCKCEPGSGPLGKCERCERLKKKCTKQIPAPPRRRRKDRKLTRVAELERRLEALTEQIAAGGGRAGAGGSSGKSETPGSASTGEGLENHHHSSLGGSELDGQQPLPAISPDYHHSTSSGPKISVTNHHFTQAPWNSEPFEALLPPSELKFSPILSNHQTPQYGHHHHQHQHHPQHQQTLGGLAVSAAGSVMPDAMMTSASPPSHPSPMTSSNASDSIWPEGQEAEDLLQEYRSHMQHLYPFALVPPNLSAHQMKEQRPFFWKGVMVEACHHDGRRQMALGDQLLRDISVAAFQQSSQKGQPSLGAGLDLLQGAQVLLAWYHYNLVAAKTTNLLFLIRSFTASLKFEVLDAQEQKNAIAGLGGQPRSEEALERMRAFAGTYYLVTVAFTTSHCPDQLMPSPYLMRCCKVLITEKSSPDDELVVHLVRVQRVSQHISMNLANWYKKPLKERRPWNQVVENLRLFLHGEKKKVPKRIMENFSMKGHFIVAELLIYEGFLKTSGSIGGSSVTASSLPEDEDPSFKTSPSNGLGNDTPSSHSSNSRPASVIPLQDRLDILMKCVRLVKEYMHARTASDQSDYPRFISMSSFDLTYVFVRMLKLMTLSLPGWDVRTVRREFDGYLERHIKDMEHTAGRRKKRSRTMTGASNYNSPSDVYRTPQGVVGGGGSGMGGSQQGQEREREDPFAQLARKIRELKKAFDQDLQDGQSTAQLAETTAQLAELYEKAPMTLADATATLVQEISQDLGTDSWDGGAMDYDWNPGMWGGDFGFEMDGFWS